In Candidatus Kaistella beijingensis, a genomic segment contains:
- the ftsA gene encoding cell division protein FtsA: MENHEYSVGLDIGTTKIVAIVGRRNAHGKIEVLGVGKAKSLGVHKGIVNNISQTIQSIKSAVAEAQSSSGVPIHKVTVGIAGKHIRSLQHSDYIMRENPDKYITEDDIEKLKEQVKKLVMLPGEEIIHVLPQEYKVDSEGEIQEPIGMHGKRLEANFHVVVGQMGSIRNIARCVREAGLEMEALTLEPLASSESVLTKEEKEAGVAIVDIGGGTTDIAIFKDNIIRHTCVIPYGGGIITDDIKEGCSIIEKHAEQLKVKFGSAVPELEKDSTFVTIPGLHGRPDKEISLKTLAQVVNARVEEILEMVNTELKAYGAFEQKKKLIAGIVLTGGGSNLRHLRQLANYTTGFDSRIGFANEYVANDKNQHLKSPEFATSIGLLMESLKIRDKKNGIEQPEEIIEKQEVTAAPNHIEVEQPEFRTEEEIVSKAAEKRRNKLTIGQKIMESVKKFFEEVE; encoded by the coding sequence ATGGAAAATCACGAGTATTCAGTAGGCCTCGACATCGGAACCACAAAAATTGTGGCGATTGTCGGCAGAAGAAACGCCCACGGAAAAATTGAAGTTCTCGGCGTTGGAAAAGCCAAAAGTTTGGGTGTTCACAAAGGTATTGTGAATAATATTTCCCAAACCATTCAGTCCATCAAATCCGCCGTTGCAGAAGCGCAATCGAGTTCAGGCGTTCCGATTCACAAAGTTACGGTGGGGATCGCCGGAAAACACATCCGTTCGCTTCAACATTCGGATTATATTATGAGGGAAAATCCCGATAAATACATCACCGAAGACGATATCGAAAAACTGAAAGAGCAGGTAAAAAAATTAGTCATGCTTCCCGGCGAAGAAATTATCCACGTTCTTCCGCAAGAATATAAAGTAGATTCTGAAGGCGAAATCCAGGAACCCATCGGAATGCACGGAAAACGCTTGGAAGCCAATTTCCACGTGGTGGTTGGACAAATGGGGAGTATCCGAAATATCGCAAGATGCGTTCGTGAAGCAGGTTTAGAAATGGAAGCCTTGACTTTGGAGCCGCTTGCTTCGTCCGAATCTGTTTTAACCAAAGAAGAAAAAGAAGCCGGCGTTGCGATCGTTGACATCGGTGGCGGAACTACGGATATCGCGATTTTCAAGGATAATATTATTCGTCACACTTGCGTAATTCCTTACGGTGGCGGAATAATTACCGACGACATCAAAGAAGGTTGCTCCATCATTGAAAAACATGCGGAACAATTGAAAGTAAAATTCGGTTCTGCCGTTCCTGAGTTGGAAAAAGACAGCACCTTCGTTACGATTCCGGGACTTCACGGAAGACCGGATAAAGAAATTTCTTTGAAAACTTTGGCGCAAGTTGTTAATGCACGCGTTGAAGAAATTTTAGAAATGGTGAATACCGAGTTGAAAGCATACGGCGCTTTTGAACAAAAGAAAAAGTTGATTGCAGGAATTGTTTTGACAGGAGGCGGTTCAAATCTTCGTCACCTTCGTCAATTGGCGAATTATACGACCGGTTTCGACAGCAGAATTGGTTTTGCGAACGAATATGTTGCGAACGACAAAAACCAACATCTGAAAAGTCCGGAATTTGCGACTTCCATTGGTTTATTGATGGAAAGTTTAAAAATTAGAGACAAGAAAAACGGAATTGAACAACCTGAAGAAATTATTGAAAAACAGGAAGTTACAGCCGCTCCAAATCATATAGAAGTGGAGCAGCCAGAATTCCGTACCGAAGAGGAAATAGTTTCTAAAGCCGCAGAAAAACGCAGAAACAAACTCACCATCGGTCAAAAAATTATGGAAAGTGTAAAAAAATTCTTTGAAGAAGTAGAATAA
- the ftsZ gene encoding cell division protein FtsZ, which yields MENTVNPGFSFDLPKGNSSIIKVIGVGGGGNNALKHMYERGIHGVDFVICNTDSQTLDNNPVSNKVQLGISMTEGLGAGADPEVGEKAAIESIEEIKAAMGQNTKMVFITAGMGGGTGTGAAPVIAKIAKDMGILTVGIVTVPFSFEGKRRLEQAELGLDKLRSNVDSLIVINNDKLRQQFGNLGFKSGFSKADEVLTNAAKGMAEVITGYFDVNIDFRDAKSVLQNSGTALMSNGVASGENKAEDAVRKALDSPLLNDNKITGAKNVLLLIRSGTEEVTMDEIGVIMDHIQKEAGNTADIIFGVGTDEELGDSVSVLVIATGFAKDNHKHAGTTEKIKFSLADSMEKSVQKESPFKPKTEKQEIKREDFARKSLFVLDDEEDLNTPEFKVKTVEKKTVIEVEKPAEIKYFDLEEEEVMPTKNMVIDEEETTAELDLFSYEDDLYEEPFSQSFTFETEDKVKDASTSVNSSKEEETPINIKSSFSEEKPIEFSFFVNEPIEEPIVETPQPKAEIKPEPVQKIEPKVEEKVAQTIEEPIQFEVENDFTFISKKTSNDKVQERRNKLKEFNSRYQNLDQESDFETVPAFRRKNISIGQENASEQKINTFLSENDGRMQVRENRFLNKDVD from the coding sequence ATGGAAAATACAGTAAACCCAGGATTTTCATTTGATTTGCCAAAAGGAAATTCATCAATTATAAAAGTAATCGGAGTTGGTGGCGGTGGAAACAACGCTTTGAAACACATGTACGAACGCGGAATTCACGGCGTGGATTTCGTTATCTGCAACACCGACTCACAAACGCTTGACAACAACCCGGTTTCCAACAAAGTTCAGTTGGGAATCTCAATGACAGAAGGACTTGGAGCCGGAGCTGATCCTGAAGTTGGTGAAAAAGCAGCCATCGAAAGCATCGAGGAAATCAAAGCTGCGATGGGACAAAATACTAAAATGGTCTTCATCACCGCAGGAATGGGAGGTGGAACCGGAACCGGAGCTGCTCCCGTTATCGCAAAAATTGCCAAAGACATGGGAATTCTTACCGTGGGAATCGTGACCGTTCCTTTCAGTTTTGAGGGGAAACGTCGTCTGGAACAAGCGGAACTCGGTCTTGACAAATTAAGAAGCAATGTTGATTCATTAATCGTCATCAATAATGATAAACTTCGTCAACAGTTCGGAAATCTTGGCTTTAAATCAGGTTTCTCGAAAGCCGATGAAGTTTTAACCAACGCCGCAAAAGGAATGGCAGAAGTAATTACTGGTTACTTCGACGTCAATATCGACTTCCGTGATGCGAAATCGGTTCTTCAAAATTCAGGAACTGCATTAATGTCGAATGGTGTTGCATCCGGCGAAAACAAAGCCGAAGACGCGGTAAGAAAAGCATTGGACTCTCCATTGTTGAACGACAACAAAATTACGGGAGCGAAAAATGTTCTTCTCTTAATTCGAAGCGGCACCGAAGAAGTTACGATGGACGAAATCGGAGTTATTATGGATCACATTCAGAAAGAAGCGGGCAACACCGCGGATATTATTTTCGGGGTGGGTACGGATGAAGAATTGGGCGATTCAGTAAGCGTTTTGGTCATTGCGACAGGTTTCGCAAAAGACAACCACAAACATGCAGGAACTACCGAGAAAATCAAATTTTCGTTAGCAGATTCCATGGAAAAATCGGTTCAAAAAGAATCCCCTTTCAAACCAAAAACTGAAAAGCAGGAAATTAAGAGAGAAGATTTTGCAAGAAAAAGCCTTTTCGTTTTGGATGATGAAGAGGATTTAAACACACCCGAATTCAAAGTAAAAACGGTCGAAAAGAAAACCGTAATTGAGGTTGAAAAACCTGCGGAAATTAAGTACTTTGATTTAGAAGAAGAGGAAGTAATGCCTACCAAAAACATGGTGATTGACGAAGAGGAAACCACCGCTGAATTAGACTTGTTTTCTTATGAAGACGACCTTTACGAAGAGCCTTTTTCACAATCTTTCACTTTTGAAACAGAAGATAAAGTTAAAGACGCTTCGACTTCAGTAAATTCATCAAAGGAAGAAGAAACACCAATTAATATTAAATCATCTTTTTCTGAAGAAAAGCCAATAGAATTCAGTTTTTTCGTAAACGAACCGATTGAGGAGCCAATTGTTGAAACACCTCAACCAAAGGCAGAAATCAAACCTGAACCGGTTCAAAAAATTGAGCCAAAGGTGGAAGAAAAAGTAGCTCAAACCATCGAAGAACCTATACAATTTGAGGTGGAAAATGATTTTACCTTCATCAGCAAAAAAACTTCAAACGACAAAGTTCAGGAGAGAAGAAATAAATTGAAAGAATTTAATTCAAGATACCAAAACCTCGACCAAGAAAGTGATTTCGAAACGGTTCCTGCATTCAGAAGAAAAAATATTTCTATCGGACAAGAAAACGCTTCTGAACAGAAAATCAACACTTTCCTCTCTGAAAACGACGGCAGAATGCAGGTGAGAGAAAACAGGTTTTTGAATAAAGACGTGGATTAA
- a CDS encoding GatB/YqeY domain-containing protein: MSLENTINDAIKTAMKEKDKVALDSLRAVKSQILLLKTEAKGADVSAEQEIAILQRMIKQRKDSFEQFVAQGRNDLAEVEEAQMKVIEKYLPAQLSPEELEAEMKKIIAETGAETMKDLGKVMGIASKAFAGKSDGKSISEMAKKLLS, translated from the coding sequence ATGAGTTTAGAAAATACCATCAACGACGCGATAAAAACCGCCATGAAAGAGAAAGACAAAGTGGCTTTGGATTCTCTGAGAGCGGTGAAGTCACAGATTTTATTATTAAAAACCGAAGCAAAAGGTGCAGATGTTTCCGCCGAACAGGAAATTGCCATTTTGCAGCGGATGATTAAGCAGCGAAAAGATTCTTTCGAGCAGTTCGTCGCACAGGGAAGAAACGACTTAGCGGAAGTGGAAGAAGCACAGATGAAAGTGATTGAGAAATACCTTCCTGCCCAACTTTCACCGGAAGAATTGGAAGCTGAAATGAAGAAAATTATCGCCGAAACAGGAGCAGAAACGATGAAAGATTTAGGAAAAGTAATGGGAATTGCCTCCAAAGCATTCGCCGGAAAAAGTGACGGAAAAAGCATTTCCGAAATGGCGAAGAAATTACTTTCTTAA
- a CDS encoding BrxA/BrxB family bacilliredoxin, with product MYPEELVMPMKHELTDKGFEDLTTAEAVDNAIKKEGTTLLMINSVCGCAAGAARPGVIYSLTGDKKPDHLTTVFAGFDTDAVAEARKFLAPFPPSSPCVALFKDGELVHMLERHHIEGNPAGAIAANLQAAYDEYC from the coding sequence ATGTATCCAGAAGAATTAGTAATGCCGATGAAGCATGAACTTACCGATAAAGGTTTTGAAGATTTAACGACAGCTGAAGCAGTTGACAACGCCATCAAAAAAGAAGGTACAACTCTTTTGATGATTAATTCCGTTTGTGGTTGTGCAGCAGGAGCAGCAAGACCGGGCGTGATTTATTCTTTGACAGGCGATAAAAAACCTGACCATTTGACCACTGTTTTTGCAGGTTTCGATACCGATGCAGTTGCAGAAGCGAGAAAATTTTTGGCGCCATTTCCGCCAAGTTCGCCTTGTGTAGCGCTTTTCAAAGATGGTGAATTGGTTCACATGTTGGAAAGACATCACATCGAAGGAAATCCTGCAGGAGCAATCGCTGCAAACTTGCAGGCTGCTTATGATGAATACTGCTAA
- a CDS encoding GH3 auxin-responsive promoter family protein, translating to MATKALFNTVVNWFIRQRIDQIQNFMNHPVETQNGVLFSQLYFAENTDYGKIHGFNSISNYNDFTRNVPIVTYEDFEPYIEKARQGNPDIFWPGYIRKFAKSSGTTNAKSKFIPISDESLEDCHFKAGKDLLSIYANNHPENSLFSNKNLRLGGSSELYEDFNTKFGDLSAIMIENLPFWVEITTTPSRKVSLMSEWESKLKAIISEVKNEDVGSLTGVPSWMMVLLQRTLTETGYSNISELWPNLEVFFHGGISFKPYREQYRKIIGKDINYYEIYNASEGFFGIQDQSGSDEMLLMLDYGIFYEFIPMEQFNPNNLQAIPLEEVEIGKNYAMVITTNSGLWRYLIGDTVRFTSIQPFRIKISGRTKHYINAFGEELMIDNVETALTKACEATDSTIIDFTGAPVFMKDGESGAHEWIFEFSKSPSDLDRFTEIFDKHLKSVNSDYEAKRYNNMTLKKPVVHVAKPQLFYNWMSERGKLGGQNKVPRLSNDREYIDPLLKMNQ from the coding sequence ATGGCAACAAAAGCGCTCTTCAACACGGTGGTGAATTGGTTTATCCGACAGAGGATAGACCAAATTCAAAACTTCATGAACCATCCTGTTGAAACGCAAAACGGCGTCTTATTCTCCCAACTTTATTTTGCTGAAAATACAGATTACGGGAAAATTCACGGCTTCAATTCCATTTCAAACTACAATGATTTTACCCGAAATGTTCCGATTGTAACTTACGAAGATTTCGAACCTTACATTGAAAAAGCAAGACAGGGAAATCCCGATATTTTTTGGCCGGGTTACATCAGAAAATTTGCCAAATCTTCTGGAACGACCAATGCGAAAAGCAAGTTCATCCCTATTTCTGATGAGAGTTTGGAAGACTGTCATTTCAAGGCAGGAAAAGATTTGCTTTCCATTTACGCCAACAATCATCCTGAAAATTCTTTGTTTTCCAATAAAAATTTAAGACTCGGTGGAAGTTCGGAATTGTACGAAGATTTCAACACAAAATTTGGAGATTTGTCAGCGATTATGATTGAGAACCTTCCGTTTTGGGTGGAAATCACCACCACTCCAAGCAGAAAAGTTTCCTTAATGTCGGAATGGGAAAGCAAATTGAAAGCAATTATTTCTGAAGTAAAAAATGAAGATGTGGGAAGCTTAACCGGAGTTCCAAGTTGGATGATGGTTTTGTTGCAAAGAACTTTAACCGAAACTGGTTATTCCAATATTTCGGAATTATGGCCCAATCTTGAAGTTTTTTTCCATGGCGGAATTAGCTTTAAACCTTACCGAGAACAGTACAGGAAAATCATCGGAAAAGACATCAATTACTACGAGATTTATAACGCTTCTGAAGGTTTTTTCGGAATTCAGGACCAATCGGGAAGTGATGAAATGTTGCTGATGCTCGACTACGGAATCTTTTACGAGTTTATTCCAATGGAGCAATTTAACCCAAATAATTTGCAGGCAATTCCTTTGGAAGAAGTTGAAATCGGGAAAAATTATGCGATGGTCATTACGACAAACAGCGGACTTTGGCGCTATTTAATCGGCGATACGGTGAGATTTACTTCCATTCAGCCATTCAGAATTAAAATTTCAGGGCGAACCAAACATTATATTAATGCTTTTGGTGAGGAACTGATGATTGATAACGTGGAAACGGCTTTAACAAAAGCTTGTGAAGCGACCGATTCTACCATCATCGATTTTACCGGAGCTCCGGTTTTTATGAAAGATGGCGAAAGCGGTGCACATGAATGGATTTTCGAATTCAGCAAAAGCCCTTCTGATTTAGACCGTTTTACAGAAATTTTCGACAAGCATTTAAAATCTGTCAATTCAGATTATGAAGCGAAACGTTATAATAACATGACCTTAAAAAAACCTGTCGTTCACGTTGCAAAACCGCAACTTTTTTACAATTGGATGTCGGAACGTGGAAAATTGGGCGGACAAAATAAAGTCCCGAGATTGAGTAACGACCGGGAATACATTGATCCGCTTTTAAAAATGAATCAATAA
- a CDS encoding CDC27 family protein, whose translation MEEFFENELVEKFEKMVENNEEFYFETEEFEEIIIYYLEIGDISYAEMATNYALKIHPNSIELKTKKFEVLLELENYTQAKELMEELKEPSMENTDFLVCCAKYYSNLGNPRRAIEYCEKALELEEEENFLHNFIADEYVNLEDPFNALKHYKLALQFDPQDEYSLENVMYCYNQLNRSEEAIEFLNDYLDKYAFSETAWYEYGQFYFNRKNYEEAIKGFDYLLAINSESIGVYANKAACYEAMGEWQKAISVYEEMLDLEYTKSFTYYKIGLCYKENKQPVLALNSFQKSLRDDPQFYLSMMEQSYIYEDMGGMKEALHFAKEAVSLNENNLDYQKRLAFLYIDSGRFEESLECLKKLVDFEPQRFYNWYAYSEVLMLIGEFEEAISVLKKATKLHNRAELYYQLSNCYFQLNNQKEGRNILSIALGLDPNLLEDMQQKYPFIKEEAEKVKTKKK comes from the coding sequence TTGGAAGAATTTTTTGAAAATGAACTTGTAGAAAAGTTCGAAAAGATGGTTGAAAATAATGAGGAATTCTACTTCGAAACTGAAGAATTTGAAGAAATCATTATCTACTATCTTGAAATCGGGGATATTTCTTATGCGGAAATGGCGACAAACTACGCACTGAAAATTCACCCCAATTCTATTGAATTAAAAACAAAAAAATTCGAAGTCCTTTTGGAACTCGAAAACTATACGCAGGCAAAAGAATTGATGGAGGAACTCAAAGAGCCTTCCATGGAAAATACTGATTTCTTGGTTTGCTGTGCGAAATATTACTCCAATCTCGGAAACCCGAGAAGAGCAATTGAATACTGCGAAAAAGCTTTGGAATTGGAAGAAGAGGAAAACTTTCTACACAATTTTATTGCCGATGAATACGTGAATTTGGAAGATCCTTTCAATGCGCTTAAACATTACAAACTCGCTTTACAGTTTGATCCACAAGATGAATATTCTTTGGAAAACGTGATGTATTGCTACAATCAGCTGAACCGAAGCGAGGAAGCGATAGAGTTTTTGAACGATTATCTCGACAAATATGCGTTTTCTGAAACCGCGTGGTACGAATACGGACAGTTTTATTTCAACCGAAAAAATTATGAGGAAGCGATTAAAGGGTTCGATTATCTTTTAGCCATTAATTCAGAATCCATCGGAGTTTATGCCAACAAAGCGGCGTGCTACGAAGCGATGGGAGAATGGCAAAAAGCGATTTCCGTTTACGAGGAAATGTTGGATTTGGAATACACGAAATCCTTCACTTACTATAAAATTGGGTTGTGTTACAAAGAAAACAAGCAACCTGTTTTAGCTTTAAATTCCTTCCAAAAATCTTTGAGAGACGATCCTCAATTCTATCTTTCAATGATGGAACAATCCTATATTTATGAAGATATGGGTGGAATGAAGGAGGCGCTGCATTTTGCCAAAGAGGCGGTTTCTCTCAACGAAAACAATTTGGATTACCAAAAACGTTTAGCTTTTCTCTACATTGATTCAGGGAGATTTGAGGAAAGCTTGGAATGCCTGAAAAAACTCGTCGATTTTGAGCCGCAAAGGTTTTATAATTGGTACGCTTATTCCGAAGTTTTGATGTTGATTGGCGAATTCGAGGAAGCGATTTCTGTCTTGAAAAAAGCGACGAAACTCCACAACAGAGCCGAATTGTATTATCAGTTGAGCAACTGCTATTTCCAGCTCAACAATCAGAAAGAAGGGCGAAATATCCTTTCCATCGCTTTAGGACTCGACCCAAATCTGTTGGAAGATATGCAGCAGAAATATCCTTTTATTAAAGAGGAAGCGGAGAAAGTGAAAACGAAGAAAAAATAA
- the glmM gene encoding phosphoglucosamine mutase, with product MALIKSISGIRGTIGGKVDENLTPLDVVKFTSAFGTWLQNNKNKKDLTLVVGRDARISGAMVNSLVTATLQGLGINVVDLGLSTTPTVEVMVPELNADGGIILTASHNPKQWNALKLLNEKGEFINGENGAEVLALAESEDFTYAEVDDLGKYETRDDAFNIHIKKILDLPMVDAEAIKSKKYKVVVDAVNSTGGIAIPQLLEELGCEVVKLYCEPNGHFPHNPEPLKEHLGDICELVKKEKADLGIVVDPDVDRLALVDENGELFGEEYTLVAVADYLLKHKKGAAISNLSSSRALRDVARKHDSEYFASAVGEVNVVTLMKEKNAVIGGEGNGGIIYPDLHYGRDSLVGVALFLTHLAKENKTVSELRATYPSYFMGKKKIELTPDIDVDALLTKMEKEYQNEEVSTVDGVKIDFEKNWVHLRKSNTEPIIRIYTEAFSQEEADDLGDRMIDKIKSLI from the coding sequence ATGGCTTTAATTAAATCGATTTCAGGAATCCGCGGAACCATCGGCGGAAAAGTTGATGAAAACCTTACGCCGCTCGATGTGGTAAAATTTACTTCCGCATTTGGAACCTGGCTTCAGAATAATAAAAACAAAAAAGATTTAACGCTTGTTGTTGGTCGTGATGCCCGAATTTCAGGAGCAATGGTGAATTCTTTGGTTACCGCGACGCTTCAAGGATTGGGAATAAATGTGGTTGATTTGGGACTTTCTACCACTCCTACCGTGGAAGTGATGGTTCCCGAATTGAATGCAGATGGCGGAATTATTTTAACCGCTTCCCACAATCCAAAACAATGGAATGCTTTGAAATTACTCAACGAAAAAGGAGAATTCATCAACGGAGAAAACGGTGCAGAAGTTTTAGCTTTAGCAGAAAGTGAAGACTTTACTTACGCAGAAGTTGATGATTTAGGAAAGTATGAAACGCGTGATGACGCTTTCAATATCCACATCAAAAAAATCCTTGATTTACCGATGGTCGATGCAGAAGCGATTAAATCGAAGAAATACAAAGTCGTTGTTGATGCCGTAAATTCCACAGGAGGAATCGCGATACCACAACTTCTGGAAGAACTTGGTTGTGAAGTGGTAAAACTATATTGCGAACCAAACGGTCATTTTCCGCACAATCCAGAACCGTTGAAAGAACATTTAGGCGACATCTGTGAACTGGTAAAAAAAGAAAAAGCAGATTTGGGAATCGTTGTCGATCCTGATGTAGACCGATTGGCTTTAGTGGATGAAAACGGGGAACTTTTCGGTGAAGAATACACATTGGTTGCCGTTGCTGATTATTTGTTGAAACACAAAAAAGGTGCGGCAATTTCTAATTTAAGTTCGAGTCGTGCGTTGCGAGATGTGGCAAGAAAACACGATTCAGAATATTTCGCAAGCGCAGTGGGAGAAGTGAATGTGGTGACTTTAATGAAAGAAAAAAATGCGGTGATCGGCGGCGAAGGAAACGGGGGAATTATTTATCCAGACCTTCATTACGGAAGAGATTCTTTGGTGGGAGTTGCCTTGTTTTTGACCCATTTGGCAAAAGAAAACAAAACGGTTTCTGAATTGAGAGCAACTTATCCGAGTTATTTCATGGGGAAAAAGAAAATTGAACTGACTCCCGATATCGACGTGGATGCACTTTTAACCAAAATGGAAAAGGAATATCAAAACGAAGAAGTTTCTACTGTAGATGGCGTGAAGATCGATTTTGAAAAAAATTGGGTTCACTTGAGAAAATCGAATACAGAACCGATTATCCGAATTTATACGGAAGCATTTTCACAGGAAGAAGCGGATGATTTAGGAGATCGAATGATCGACAAAATAAAAAGTTTGATTTAG
- the feoB gene encoding ferrous iron transport protein B, producing the protein MQQTENNKQILLVGNPNVGKSTVFNLLCNKKQKTGNYAGVTVASHSGKYVFKDEEVEVIDLPGSYSIYPTSEDEAIFSKFLIDEQQNYAGVVYILEALSIKRGLLLFQQIQDLGIPILLVVNQIDQAERRGINIDLEGLSKELNVRVLQTNAKQNQGIEELRDEIFKNSFTKSETVSFEIPLEQKGLVFKILTETKEKNQYKIWTLLASETYLGKLETVKDQMNDDEVKCLVPKRLQTQETIRRYQKIDGIISKVLSKKPQFKELLTEKLDKVLVHPFWGYVIFATILLIIFQSVFFLAEYPMNWISDFFLGLSTFANEHLPEGPINSLIANGIIPGIGGIAVFAPQIGILLYFLYLLEDSGYMARVIFLMDRFLRPFGLNGKSIVPLVSGTACAIPAIMSTRNIENVKERLITILVTPFMTCSARLPVYSIIIGLIIPNKYFGGISYKALALMAMYFLGFFMSLMASLVLKKVIKSKGKSFLVMDLPSYKMPLFGYDLKLTLGKVWEFITGAGKIIFLFSIVIWFFSYIGPKQKENEIVATNVKLEQSYLAKMGRGIEPAIAPLGYDWKMGVGILTSFVAREVFVGTMSTLYSLDDEAPEGKIIDKMRSDVKPNGEKVFSFATGISILFFYAFAMQCVSTLAVVYRETKSWKWTMAQLFGMSGFAYIASLIVYQLLK; encoded by the coding sequence ATGCAGCAAACTGAAAACAATAAACAGATTCTTCTAGTCGGAAATCCCAATGTGGGAAAATCCACTGTCTTCAATTTGCTCTGCAACAAAAAGCAAAAGACCGGAAATTACGCCGGAGTTACCGTTGCAAGTCATTCCGGAAAATATGTTTTTAAAGATGAAGAAGTTGAAGTCATTGATTTGCCTGGTTCTTACAGCATTTATCCTACTTCCGAAGACGAAGCGATTTTCTCCAAATTTTTGATTGATGAGCAGCAAAATTATGCGGGAGTTGTCTATATTCTCGAAGCATTGAGCATTAAAAGAGGGTTGCTCCTTTTTCAGCAAATTCAAGATTTGGGAATTCCTATTTTACTTGTTGTCAACCAAATTGACCAAGCCGAAAGACGCGGAATCAATATCGATTTAGAAGGGCTTTCAAAAGAATTGAATGTAAGAGTTCTGCAAACCAACGCAAAACAAAATCAAGGAATTGAAGAGCTTCGTGATGAAATCTTTAAAAATAGTTTTACTAAATCAGAAACCGTTTCTTTTGAAATTCCGTTAGAACAAAAAGGTTTGGTTTTCAAAATTTTAACCGAAACCAAAGAAAAAAATCAATACAAAATCTGGACTTTGCTCGCATCCGAAACTTATCTCGGAAAATTGGAGACGGTAAAAGACCAAATGAATGACGATGAGGTTAAATGTTTGGTTCCGAAAAGATTACAGACCCAGGAAACAATCAGGCGTTACCAAAAAATCGATGGAATTATTTCTAAAGTTCTTTCTAAAAAACCACAATTCAAGGAACTCTTAACGGAGAAACTAGACAAAGTTTTAGTTCATCCGTTTTGGGGATATGTAATTTTTGCGACGATACTTTTAATTATTTTCCAAAGTGTTTTCTTTTTGGCGGAATATCCTATGAATTGGATTTCAGATTTTTTCCTCGGGCTTTCAACTTTTGCCAACGAACATCTTCCGGAAGGACCAATCAATTCCTTAATTGCAAACGGAATTATTCCTGGAATTGGTGGTATTGCAGTTTTCGCTCCACAAATCGGGATTCTTTTATATTTTCTTTATCTCCTCGAAGATTCGGGATATATGGCGCGAGTTATTTTCTTGATGGACCGCTTTTTACGACCGTTTGGGTTGAACGGGAAAAGTATCGTCCCGCTCGTTTCGGGAACGGCGTGCGCAATTCCTGCAATCATGTCCACGAGAAATATTGAAAATGTAAAGGAAAGGTTGATCACCATTCTCGTAACGCCTTTTATGACGTGTTCTGCGCGACTTCCTGTTTACAGTATTATTATTGGTTTGATTATCCCCAACAAATATTTTGGTGGAATCAGTTACAAAGCATTGGCTTTAATGGCGATGTATTTCCTTGGATTTTTTATGTCTTTAATGGCGTCATTGGTTCTAAAAAAAGTCATTAAAAGTAAAGGAAAATCGTTTTTAGTAATGGATTTACCGTCCTATAAAATGCCACTTTTTGGTTATGATTTAAAATTGACTTTAGGAAAAGTTTGGGAATTCATCACAGGAGCAGGGAAAATTATATTCCTGTTTTCGATCGTGATTTGGTTTTTCAGTTACATTGGTCCCAAACAGAAGGAAAATGAAATCGTTGCCACAAACGTGAAATTGGAACAATCTTATCTTGCCAAAATGGGACGAGGAATTGAACCAGCCATTGCACCACTCGGTTACGATTGGAAAATGGGAGTTGGAATTTTGACAAGTTTCGTAGCGAGAGAAGTTTTTGTAGGAACCATGTCCACTTTATATTCTCTTGATGATGAAGCTCCAGAAGGAAAAATAATCGACAAAATGCGAAGCGACGTAAAACCAAACGGCGAAAAAGTCTTCAGTTTTGCGACGGGAATTTCGATTCTTTTTTTCTATGCTTTTGCAATGCAGTGTGTTTCGACTTTAGCTGTTGTTTACCGGGAAACCAAATCCTGGAAATGGACGATGGCGCAACTTTTCGGAATGTCGGGATTCGCTTATATTGCGTCTTTGATTGTTTATCAGCTATTAAAATAG
- a CDS encoding FeoA family protein, which produces MKGEISNKLCCFPRNKNGKILGYQNDDLKMPNKIIEMGLLPETVFKILYQAPFKGPLYIEFGDEKSRIALREEEARFIIVESLT; this is translated from the coding sequence TTGAAAGGAGAAATTTCTAATAAATTGTGCTGCTTCCCGAGAAATAAAAACGGGAAAATTCTCGGCTATCAAAACGACGACCTGAAAATGCCCAACAAAATCATCGAAATGGGACTTTTACCGGAAACCGTTTTCAAGATTCTTTATCAAGCACCTTTCAAGGGTCCGCTTTATATCGAGTTTGGCGACGAGAAAAGTAGAATTGCACTTCGAGAAGAAGAAGCAAGGTTTATTATTGTGGAATCTTTAACCTAA